From the Flavobacterium gyeonganense genome, the window TTTGAATGGAAAAGACGTTAGCCAGATGCGTGATGATGAATTGGCCGGAATTAGAAACAAAGAAATCGGATTCGTTTTTCAGACCTTTAACCTTCTCCCAAGAACTACTGCACTAGACAATGTTGCTTTGCCGATGATTTATGCCGGACATCCTAAATCAGAACGAGTTGTTCGCGCGACTGAAGTTTTGAAACAAGTAAATCTTGCAGACAGAATGGACCATCAGCCCAATCAGCTTTCAGGAGGACAGCGCCAGCGTGTTGCTATTGCCCGGGCATTAGTCAACAAACCCTCTATCATTCTGGCAGATGAGCCAACAGGAAACTTAGACAGTAAAACTTCTGTAGAAATCATGAAACTTTTTGGTGATATCCATGCTCAGGGAAACACTGTAATTCTGGTTACTCACGAAGAAGATATTGCGGCTTATGCACACCGTGTTATTCGTTTACGGGATGGCCTGATCGAAAGCGATACATCAAAATAATTATAGATTTCTGATTTAGACTATCTTCAGCAAAATTTAGTATCACAGAATCTTAGCTTCTAAAAAATGAAAATATATACCAAAACAGGCGATAAAGGTACAACTGCCCTCTTTGGAGGAACCCGTGTCCCAAAAGACCATATTAGAATTGAAAGTTATGGAACACTTGATGAACTCAACTCCTATATAGGATTAATTCGTGACCAGGAAATTGATTCTGATCATAAGTCAATTTTAATAGAAATTCAGGATAGGCTTTTTACTATCGGTGCCATTTTGGCAACCCCTCAGGAAAAAGAAGTTTTGAAAAACGGCAAACTCAGATTAGAAAACCTTGGCATAATTGATTCTGATATTGAATTACTGGAAAATGAAATAGATAAAATGGAGGAAAGCCTCAAACCAATGACTCATTTTATTTTACCAGGCGGTCACCCTACCGTGTCACATTGTCATATTGCGCGTTGTATTTGCCGCCGTGCAGAACGCTTAGCAGTACATTTAAGCCATAATGAACATGTGCCGGAAATTACAATTAGCTACTTAAACCGACTTTCTGACTACCTTTTTGTCTTGGCACGGAAGTTGTCGTCTGACCTTAAAGCGGAGGAAGTGAAATGGATTCCGAGGAAATAAATTTTCTTTAAATTCCAATTTTTGAAATCCCAAATTCCAACTATTAGAGCTCTTTTTTTTTTGGGTTTTGGAATTTAATTTTTGGAATTTGCCAGAGACGTTCTTAAATTTTATTAAAATAAATCATTTTTTACTTGTCTTTTTCAGTAAAAAATTTATTTTTGCACAAACTAAATCGACAACAGATGTATTGGACATTAGAATTAGCATCCTATTTAAGTGATGCGCCGTGGCCTGCTAACAAAGACGAACTTATTGACTACGCTATTAGAGCAGGAGCTCCTTTGGAAGTAGTGGAAAACCTACAGTCGATTGAAGACGAGGGAGAGATATATGAATCAATGGAAGAAATTTGGCCTGATTATCCAACAGACGAAGATTATCTTTGGAATGAGGATGAATATTAAAAAATAAACCAAATGAAAAAGTCTCATCACAGAGGCTTTTTTTTTGGTTCAAATACACATTATTTTACATAAAATAGAAATACAATAAATCATGAGTTTTATAAACAGTATTATTAAAGTCTTTGTAGGTGATAAATCACAGAAAGATGTTAAAGCTTTACAACCTTACTTAAATAAAATTAAAGCATTCGAAGCCCCTTTAATGAGTCTGTCAAACGACGAATTAAGAGGCAGGACCGTTTACTTTAAAGATAAAATAAAAGAAGCGAGATCTGAAAAAGATACTAAAATTGCTTCACTTAAAGCGGAAGTAGAAAAGATTGAAGACATCGATAAAAGAGAAGACCTATATGATGCAATAGATGCTCTTGAAAAAGAAGCTTATGAAATTTCAGAAAAAACGTTATTGGAATTACTTCCTGAAGCATTTTCTGTTGTAAAAGAAACGGCTCGTCGTTTCAAAGAGAATTCACACATTGAAGTTACTGCAACTGCAAAAGACCGCGAATTCTCTGCTGCAAAACCATACATCACTATTGAAGGCGATAAAGCAATCTGGGCTAACAAATGGAATGCTGCCGGAAAAGACATCACCTGGGATATGATTCACTATGATGTGCAGCTGATAGGCGGTATGGTCTTACATGAAGGTAAAGTTGCCGAAATGCAGACGGGAGAAGGTAAAACTTTGGTAGCTACTCTTCCACTTTACTTAAACGCTTTGACAGGAAACGGAGTACACTTAGTAACAGTGAACGACTACTTAGCAAAACGTGACAGCACATGGAAAGCGCCTTTATTCGAATTCCACGGTTTATCTGTTGATTGTATCGATAACCACCAGCCAAGTACTGAAGCCAGAAAAAAAGCGTATGATGCTGATATCACTTACGGAACCAACAACGAGTTTGGTTTCGATTACTTAAGAGATAACATGGCGCACTCACCAAGCGATTTAGTGCAGAGAAAACACAATTTTGCTATTGTCGACGAGGTTGACTCTGTATTAATTGATGACGCCAGAACCCCACTTATCATTTCTGGACCAGTTCCTCAGGGAGATCGCCACGAATTCAATGAATTGAAACCAAAAATCGAAAACTTAGTTGCACAACAGCGTCAGCTTGCAAATGGGTTCTTGGCAGAAGCTAAAAAATTAATCAAAGAGGGTAACACTAAAGAAGGTGGTTTCTTATTATTAAGAGCTTACAGAAGTTTACCTAAAAATAAAGCATTAATTAAATTTTTAAGTGAAGAAGGAATTAAACAATTACTTCAAAAAACTGAAAATCAATATATGCAGGATAACAATCGTGAAATGCATAAAGTGGATGAAGCTTTGTATTTTGTGATTGAAGAGAAAAACAATCAGGTAGAATTAACTGACAATGGTATCAAATATTTATCAGGAGATACTGATGCCGATTTCTTCGTTTTACCGGATATTGGAACTGAAATTGCTGCTATCGAAAAACAAAAACTGGATAAAGATGCTGAAGCAGAAGCAAGAGAAAGATTGTTTCAGGATTTTGGTGTAAAAAGCGAGCGTATCCACACTCTGACACAGCTTTTAAAGGCCTATGCTTTATTTGAAAAAGATGTAGAATACGTTATCATGGACAACAAAATTATGATTGTCGATGAGCAGACAGGTCGTATTATGGATGGACGTCGTTACTCAGACGGTCTTCACCAGGCGATCGAAGCTAAAGAAAACGTAAAAATAGAAGCTGCCACTCAAACTTTTGCAACTGTAACATTACAGAATTATTTCAGAATGTACAGCAAATTGGCCGGTATGACAGGTACTGCTGTTACTGAAGCGGGTGAGTTATGGCAAATCTATAAATTAGATGTTGTTGAAATTCCAACCAACCGTCCAATTGCAAGACATGACAAGGAAGACTACATCTATAAAACAACACGTGAAAAATTCAATGCTGTAATCGAAGACGTTACCGAATTATCAAAAGCAGGAAGACCAGTATTAATTGGAACAACTTCTGTAGAGATTTCAGAATTATTAAGCCGTATGCTTAAAATGAGAGGAATTACGCATAACGTATTGAATGCTAAAATGCACAAGCAGGAAGCACAAATCGTTGAAGAAGCCGGTAAAGCCGGAGTTGTAACTATCGCAACAAATATGGCAGGTCGTGGTACCGATATTAAATTATCTGCGGAAGTAAAAGCAGCAGGAGGTTTAGCAATCGT encodes:
- a CDS encoding DUF2795 domain-containing protein, coding for MYWTLELASYLSDAPWPANKDELIDYAIRAGAPLEVVENLQSIEDEGEIYESMEEIWPDYPTDEDYLWNEDEY
- a CDS encoding cob(I)yrinic acid a,c-diamide adenosyltransferase, whose translation is MKIYTKTGDKGTTALFGGTRVPKDHIRIESYGTLDELNSYIGLIRDQEIDSDHKSILIEIQDRLFTIGAILATPQEKEVLKNGKLRLENLGIIDSDIELLENEIDKMEESLKPMTHFILPGGHPTVSHCHIARCICRRAERLAVHLSHNEHVPEITISYLNRLSDYLFVLARKLSSDLKAEEVKWIPRK
- a CDS encoding ABC transporter ATP-binding protein; the protein is MANPLIKITDIKRNFVLGNEIVYVLKGVNLEINKGEYVALMGPSGSGKSTLMNLLGCLDTPTSGRYVLNGKDVSQMRDDELAGIRNKEIGFVFQTFNLLPRTTALDNVALPMIYAGHPKSERVVRATEVLKQVNLADRMDHQPNQLSGGQRQRVAIARALVNKPSIILADEPTGNLDSKTSVEIMKLFGDIHAQGNTVILVTHEEDIAAYAHRVIRLRDGLIESDTSK